In Malus sylvestris chromosome 2, drMalSylv7.2, whole genome shotgun sequence, the genomic stretch GAAAGAGGGTCGTCGGAGGGCCCTAATTGCCAATTTTCAGATTAGACTGGTTTTGTTGGATCGTGTTCTTGAAGCTCAGATGAACGATACAAAATCTCGTGAATTGATTCAAGCAGTGTCGGATAGGAGAAAGAAAGACCTCTAGATTAGAGATCCTGGaggcatgcttatgcaaggcGAACGGATGTATGTACCGAATGTTGAGGAACTAAAGAAAGACATATTGGATGAAGTGCATATTTCTGCTTATGCCATGCACCCTGGGagcactaagatgtatcataccatccATCACTTCTActattggccaggtatgaaaagagaagtTGCATAGTATGTTAGTTGTTGTGAAATTTGCCAGTAGGTTAAGGTAGAAAGGAAAAAGTCGTTTGGATTGCTGCAACCACTCCCGATACCTCTGTGGAAATGGGAAGATATTACGATGGATTTCATGTACAAGTTACCTCGTACACGAAATGATTACGATGGTATCTGAGTGGTGGTTGATCAACTTACCAAGTCAGTGCATTTCATACCTGTTCGTGAGAATTACTCGTTGAGTTAGTTGGCCGAACGGTTCATCTCTGAAGTGGTTAGGTACCACGAAGTTCCAATTAGTATCATTTATGATCTGGATCCTCGATTTACTTCGAAGTTCTGGGTAGCTTTTCAAGAAGCTTTGGGATCGAGATTACTCTACAACACCgcctatcatcctcaaactgatgggcaGTTAGAGAGAACTATCCAGACtttggaagatatgttgagtTTGTCAATTCTACAGTTTGGAGACGTTTGGCACAAACGCTTACTGTTGATAGAGTTTGCATACAACAACAGCTTCCATTCTAGTATTAGTATGGCACCGTTTGAAACGTTGTATGGGAAACCATGTCGTACTCCACTTTGTTGGTCCGAGGTCGGCGAAcgagttttagtgggccctgagatcGTGGAGGAGACAACGCATGATAAaggctaacctgaaagcggcccagaATGGGCAGAAGAGTATCACCGACAAACATTCTACCGACAGAGTTTATGAGGTTGGTGATTGGGTATTCTTGAAATTATCGTcgtggaaaggtgttgtgcgATTAGGCAAGAGAGGAAACTCAGCCCTAGGTACATCGGGCCGTACCAGATCATTAAACGAGTTGGGGAAGTTGCTTATCGACTTGCATTGCCACCAGAGTTGGCGAGAGTgcataatgtgtttcatgtatCGATGCTACGGAAGTACGTTTCTGATCCGTCACACATAATCCTTCCTCAGCCACTGGAGATCAATCCAGATTTGACCTATGATGAGGTTCCAGTGACTATCcttgattggaaagataaggttcttAGGAACAAGACCGTGCGGATGGTGAAGGTTTTGTGAAGGAACCACTCAGTGGAGGAAGCCACTTGGGAGACAAAAGAGCGTATGCGAGATATGTATCCACGTTTATTTTATGGCTTTGATGGTAGTCAGTATTGAAATTTTGGGGATGAAATTTTTATAAAGGGGTAGATTGTGACGACTCGTCCCTAATttttctatgtaatttctccTCGAATATGTAATTTGACGATTATATCCTTAGTGGCAAATGACGTGGACGTGTTTATTTCTTCCTTGGTTATTATCTCACTATCACATTTAGATTTGACATGTTATTACGAGGGTACGAGTATTTTACCCTTCtaaaatatattatttctgATAGTTTTAGATTTCCTTTTACTATAGGAAATCCAAAACCCTATCCCTAGTATCCTATTTAGCCAACCCGTGCACCCCATTATTACACCAACCAATCACTTTTCATAATTTACTCTCCAATCCCGTCAGTTTCCTCCTACACTCTACCTAATTAGAAAAAGCTaagaaaatttcaaaacctctctctcttctttctctctctctcccgtgaACTCTCTCTTCCTTTGCAACTCCATGAGCGAGCTCCAAAACTCGTAGATCGAACAAATAAACTACATCATCATGCTTATCTCAGTCCCACGATCCCTAGTTCGCATGTTGACCGAGTTTTGGACGTCCAACTCGGAAGGTCCGACTCGGCGAGTTCGATATAACGATTTTCAGGCCATTCATGGCTTAGGTAAGCTTCGAGAAACCCTTAGAGCCTTCATTTCACTTCTATGGGTTGTTGTTGATCCTTTGTTTGTGCTTTGGACATGGTTTTACCTAAAAACTCGAGGAGAAGGTGAACCTGCACATTTTTCATTTCAGAACCGTGGCCATTTGGTCACTTTCAAACCAATTTTTTGGTCAACCTCGACCACAACTGGACTTCTTCTAGGTACAAACTTGTTCTCTACATTCCAAACTTCAtaatggcttttgaatcactgagtTTGGTTAAGTAACGAGTTAGAAATCAACTTTGGAAGTTAGGAAGAAAATTTAAGTTTCTGGAAAAATTGTAACTGTGGTCGTTTGGCCACTTTCAGTCCAAATTTCTGATTAACAAGTCATATTGGAACTTTCTGTGAATTGGGATCGGTAGACCACATTCCTAGAGCtttaatttggcttttgtagaagtgaatttggttgagaatcgagctcGTTAGGAGCTCTGGAAGTTAGGcaaaaaatctgcaaaactgCAAATTTTCGCGAGGAAGGCAAGTACAGTGTACTCGCGGGCTTCGTGGACCGCGTATGGGTTTTCTGGCAGCCACTTTgggcggcgcgtgggggcgcgtctggCCTCCAGCCGGTGCGTGGGGGCGTGTCTGGCCTCCGGCCAgtgcgtgggggcgcgtctAGCCTCCGGCCGGCGCGTGGTTGACACGTGTGTGTTCGTGTCGTCGAGTAgatcgatttcatatatttacacccttggtttgagcaaactatgggggttttctttaggtttccgttatgtgttttaattaatgttattttagttatttaacatataggggaaacttatCCTGACGATTTTCGAGGTCAAGCTAGGctcaggggctacgacccaGAGATGTACTTGTGAATGGGCAGTTGTTTTAtacctgtatatatatatttatagtttccataaatgcgtatttacttcacttttacgcctatattgcctagtatcattattgtgatataaattgtgaataatgctgctatatggttgtgatattactgtcatggcattcatacatatttgtacatgctcatcttgctgcacccgGTATTAGTACTCGCCCCaaggccagggccagtccttcatgtgtatgttcacatccgcaCCGTTCGCTCACGTTGGATCCAAgtttaggtgccagtcctgtcgggtagattgcactaggcaatccgacttgtatgtgatgtgcttttgcaccagtcttcacgtgatcgtggtactagagcatattgattacacccagtcatgttcgTGTCAGAAACCATATGTTCGAACTTGTGCGTCaacttagatggatgagcacttagttatAATTGATTATCATATGATTATTACTGTGGCATATGATACATCAtttacttggcatatttctgatTATTATATTGGATttcatacttacgtagtatgttttaaggaaactatacttgttttatggcgaggggttagtatattcaaagataaaggttttcttataagcattgttttgctgacccactcaactttttttttttttcgccccttcaggacctagatagctgtACTCTTTGTGGCATTCGAGGAATCCCGGCAGTTTTGACATTCCCTTCTATTTTAGacgtacgaacttatcactATCATGTAATAAATGTACTTTTGTTGCTTTGACTACTCTTCtgtagtctcactgtctattacgctctgaataattgtagtgggttcaacccatgaattgcgcactctttcactgtttagttctaattagttttaattttattcactttttgcattacttacccttatggttatgTCACCTCACGATGATGGTcagcatgcttcgaccttcCTAGGTCGTGGTGTGTCAATGGAGTTGGTGGATataagtactggtttggtactaaggtgcttctataaaaagtgggtatcaaaaaaagctgagctcaaaaaggtatttggtaaacacttaaaaacagcttattttcacaatttttggtgaaaaaaaaaactgaaaacgtgaagcagcaaaaatgagcttattctcacagcacagcagaagcagttttttttttttttcaaagcacaacaataccaaacatGCCCTAATTCACAGTTCAACTAAACTTTGTCCTACAATAGATATGAGTTTAGCCATTAGATTAGGAgaataaagattttttttttcttctcttttgtcAATAATAATTGAATAAGAAAAATTTCAAGACATGTACAAAAGGGtatgaaaaaacataaaatatgagGCTTGATTCAAAGTGAGACCCAAGATACATTGCCTTGTTTACCTTGCCTCTCGATCAATTTGAATCAACCTATATGTAGGCATTGAATCTTTACTaggaaaataataatttttactcCAAAATGAATTGTGGTATGAGACTTAAAAGTGCAACTACTTAAAGAAAAACTAGCAAATGGCCACACACAAAGCGTgtgtgtaaattttttatttttgtttttaaataaaaggagagaggaggagagtaaagagagaatgtgggagtaAGGAGAGagcttcaatttttatttttaatttttaattagagatatgttggAATTACATGTAGGTGcggatttgaaaaagaaaaaaaaaagcaaaattttaGGTGTAGAAAATTACATTTTtgcccatatttcttattcatatttatttttaattggagagttaaaatggtaatttcatgaattttgatTGATAATTTTATGTTCGAAGTTTTGGCATGTTTGGCAAATGATTATTGAGTCTTATGTTGGCCCAAGGGCCGAATTAGTAGAATCATAAAGAAAGTAGGCCCAAAGATTTAATTAGTTAAGCCCACGGGCCGAAGTAATAAACAAAGAttcttaaaaaccctagcccaAGGACTGAACagctattaaaaaaaattattaaaaaccctagccaccacCTTGCTTATATTCGTTGTTACCGATAGGACCTAGCGTTTCTGGTCGaccaacagagagagagagagggcggcGGAGCTAAAGTCACTAGCAGCTGCATATACACTACAAGCCCGCAATCATGGGGCGTATGCACAGCAGAGGGTTCGTTCTGTTCTCATTCTCTGAACAAGGCTCTGTGAGCCGATGATTTGTGCTCTTTGAGCCGTTGATTTGACTGGGATTGATCCATTTATCATGGTggcttttgtgttttgtggtgTTTTGCAGAAAGGGTATTTCAGCTTCGGCTTTGCCGTACAAGAGGACCCCACCTAGCTGGTTGAAGATCTCTACACAGGATGTGAGAAAACCCCAACTCTTTAACTCTTGAATTAGTTTGGGTTGTTTTAGGTTTTTGTTTGGTTGATGAGAATATGGGTTGTGTTTAGATTTGTTTGGCTGATGAGAAAATGGACTAAAGTTCGATTATTTAGCTCAATTTTGTTCTCCATTGTTGGAAAATCTAGGTTCATTGCCATTTGGTTTCGGATGTTAAAAGATTTAAACTGATTTTATGATTTCATTTTATGGGtagtattttataattttggcaACCAGGCCGCACTTTGTTGTTTAATCTGTTTCTGATGTGCTGTTTGTATTGATTGACTGCTGAAGATCTACAATTGATCTTGTTGAAGCTAATAAAACATGGAGTTTGATATCGCTCTAGTATGTAAAAAATGATAATTTAATTAGCAACGAACGTATAGTTTTGTTTCTTATATTCCGCTACTTCTTTGTGATGTAGTTAATTTTAGTTTCTATGTTATGTTGCCTTATTATCTTTTTATGTTGTTGGGTTGTAGTTCCGtgtttttttatacattttatAGTAATCCAATCTTCAATTGTTTGTTTCTGTGTTCTGTGTTCACTCAATCAATTTTATTTGGTCTCTTAATACACAATGAATGGTGACACGACTTTGTGTCTACTGcgtgccatattccatttaatCTTCATTGACTGAATGGAAGTTTGGTTATTTTTAACTCCTGATTGTTCCAGAGGAATCATTCTTACTGCAGTAGACCAAAAACTTCTATTTGTGTTTTGTGCATTATGGTTTAATTGCTTATCAGGTTGTTTTTTGCCTTTTAGGTTGAGGAGAACATCTGTAAGTTTGCCAAGAAGGGTCTGACACCCTCTCAAATTGGTGTTATTCTTCGTGATTCTCACGGTATTGCTCAGGTGAAGAGTGTCACTGGCAGCAAGATCTTGCGTATTCTGAAGGCTCATGGTGCGTatcttgaatttattttcataatAACATCTTTATTCGTAggagaaattttgaaaatgatATCTTATACTTTCTTTTGGTGTGTTAGGTCTTGCCCCTGAAATTCCTGAGGATCTTTACCACCTGATCAAGAAGGCTGTCTCAATCAGGAAGCATTTGGAGAGGAACAGGAAGGACAAGGATTCTAAATTTAGACTGATTCTGGTTGAGAGCAGAATCCATCGCCTTGCTCGTTACtacaagaagacaaagaagctTCCACCAGTCTGGAAGTAGTAAGTACCTTTTtggttttagattttttttttttttttttttttgtattccaTTTTAAATAATCATAGATTTCATTAATCTTACTTGAAGATACGCAGATGGGTCATTGCGTTCAAAACACTTCAGAATTTTATCAGAATAGTTGAGTAATAAACACTGCCATAGGTCAGCTAAATCAAACTTTGGATATGGGGCCCAGTAGTTTAATCTTTGATGCGGTTTTACAAATCTTGGATTTAGTTCATGTATTCTATAAGTAATAAACCACTGCCCTAACCAAATTCTGTACTGTATTATGTAAACTAATTCGTTTTCTGGTGTTCTTACGTATCCAAAATTGGAATACCTTATTAAAAGTGGTAATCTAATATTTGTTCCCTTGAAGAAAGAAATTTGAGTCATGTCAAGTGTTGGTTTTCCTCCTAATTCATACTTATGCTTGTTATACAAGTAATAAATCATTGTTAGGCTGAAGCGGGCCTCACGGTGAAATTGTTGTTGTTCCGTGTCTTCTACTATAAGTTTACATCTCAACTGTCGTGTCATTTGCAATGAAATTTTAGCGGCTACCTTGAATGCTTACTCCTTTGTTCTGTTGTTTGCAGTGAATCGACCACCGCCAGCACTCTTGTGGCTTAGGAAGGATATGATTGGCAACAGTTTTGGGTGCTCCTGTTAATGTACTTTTTAAGAGAGTAGTACTTATGCTTTAAtgtcttattttcttttatttgcttcaAGTTGGATGACTTAATTCAGAATCCTGTGGAACACTCCTTCGTTGCGATGCGCGTTTTGGATATTTTTCTCATATTCATCTGCATAATTGTGCTATTTCTTTAGTTTTCCATAGGGAGTTGATTTTGGTCACACCAtatatgagaaatcaaacaaaagCGATCAGAGTTCTCTGCCTACACTTACACCCGGGTTTTCTATTCAAACTCTTCAATTGGGTGTGGCCATATTCGATTTACTTAAAAGAGTAAACTATTGATGTTCATCGGCatccggatgcagtgttaaatgagcaaggaggtcatagaaacttctttttgaaCGACTTCACttaaagttgtttgggagcatatgctcctatcaacttaaCATAGGACATACagaagaagtactttgatcctattagacggggaagggtgaagaagctaggataGAAGGTtaaagttcaagagagtagaatgcgtttaggaacgtggaatataggaaccttaacgggaaaatctatggaagtagtggaagttatggtgaggagaatgataaatattatgtgcccaCAAGAAATTAAATAGGTTGACATTAAGGCAAAGAATCTAGAAAATTCAagttttaaactttggtattcgggcaccaaaaaaacgagaaacggtgttggcattatcgtggacaagaccttgacacaagatgttgtagatgtcaagagggtaggagatagaatcatggcaatcaatattgtaataggacaagaacgcatcaatgtgattagtgcgtacgcacctcaagtagggttggatacgagtttgaaggagaaattttgggaagaccttagAGACTTAGTGCAAGGAATGGCTTAGACGAAAaaggtatttatagaaggagatttaaatggacacgtgggcaaggagacgggcaactatggaggttttcatggtggccatagttttggggagagaaacaaggatggggaagctatcttggattttgcaatggcatatgatctcttcttagcaaacaccttctttaagaagagagaagaacatgtgatcacctacaagagtgggtcgtaaaaaacacaaatagattttcttctaatgaggaaaggggaccgtataacttgtaaagattgcaaagttataccgggagagagcttggctaatcaacatcgcttgttggtaatggatgtacatatcaaaaaagagagaaaaaagaacaagacttggaagtgcccaaggactagatggtggaatctaaaaggagaaaaacaagtcattttcaaagagaaagtaatcacccaatgcgTGTGATATAAAGAAGGGGAAgttagccaaatgtgggatttcatggctagttgtatccgaaaagtagcaaaagatggattaggagagtccaagggctttgctccacaccaaaaggaatcttggtggtggaatgaggaggtacaaacaaaggtgaaggctaagaaggaatgttgtaaagccttatacaaggacatgaccgatgaaaatggtgaaaggtaaagaagagcgaagcaagaggcgaagaaagttgtgagagaagctaagctagcgacttatgacgatatgtataagcgactagataccgaagaatgagagttggatatctataaactagctaaagcaaaggaaaagaagacaagggacctaaaccaagtgaggtgcatcaaggatgaggatggaaaggttcttgctacagagaacgcggtcaaagacagatggaggggttattttcataatcttttcaatgaaggacatgaaaggagtacctctttaggggagttaagtaactcagaagagtgtagaaactactcattttaccgccgaatcaggaaggaagaagtggttgtaactttgaaaaagatgaagcatagaaaagcagtgggtccagatgatataccgatcgaagtgtggaaggTTTTGGGAGATACGGGTATAGTATAGCTcactgacattttcaataggattttgaaaacgaagaagatgccaaatgagtggtgaaagagtactttggtgcctatctacaagaataagggcgacgtacaaaattgcatgaacaataggggtattaagctaatgagccatacaatgaagctctggagAGAGTCAttaagcatagattgaggcaagagacacgagtttcggacaaccaattcgggttcatacTAGGGCGCTCTAttatggaggcaatctatctcttacgaagattgatggaaagatatagagatgggaaaaatgatttacacatggtctttatagatttggaaaaagtgtatgatagggtcctaagagacattctttggaagattttagagaagaaaggagtacgagtagcatatatccaagctataaaggatatgtatgatggagcaaggactgccgtaagaactcatgaaggataaACAAAAAGCTTCCCTataactgtagggttacatcaa encodes the following:
- the LOC126602028 gene encoding uncharacterized protein LOC126602028, whose product is MYVPNVEELKKDILDEVHISAYAMHPGSTKMYHTIHHFYYWPAFQEALGSRLLYNTAYHPQTDGQLERTIQTLEDMLSLSILQFGDVWHKRLLLIEFAYNNSFHSSISMAPFETLCCAIRQERKLSPRYIGPYQIIKRVGEVAYRLALPPELARVHNVFHVSMLRKYVSDPSHIILPQPLEINPDLTYDEVPVTILDWKDKVLRNKTVRMVKVL
- the LOC126613681 gene encoding 40S ribosomal protein S13 encodes the protein MGRMHSRGKGISASALPYKRTPPSWLKISTQDVEENICKFAKKGLTPSQIGVILRDSHGIAQVKSVTGSKILRILKAHGLAPEIPEDLYHLIKKAVSIRKHLERNRKDKDSKFRLILVESRIHRLARYYKKTKKLPPVWKYESTTASTLVA